Genomic DNA from uncultured Methanospirillum sp.:
TGTGCCTGGGATTATGTGCCTTGACATGACCCCTGATAATCACCACAATGGCCGTCATCTCTCCTCTCAAACACCCACATCCTCCTTTTTTGATTTTACTGACGGCCAGGCTGGTTATCTCTGATTACTGACATAATTTGAAATATTTACAATTTCTCCATTATTTTTTTCACCGATACATACATACGCTTTGAGGCCGTTTATTTAGACAACTAACTACGTTTTTTCAAAAGAGAAATTTCGTCATAGTTACTAGTGCGAACTGAATGCTCAAACCTTGTAAATTTCTTTCTGCCAGGCTTTTCGTAGTTCCTTTGCACTTTTTACAGGAGTTGATTAGATAACAGAGACAGATGGCGATTCAAATACCAGTCCGGCACCCGGGGTTCCAGGACAACCTGAAGCGGATACTATACGAGTCAAACTTCCTAATAGCAGGAAGGGTGAACAGTTTGCGATTGCAGAACTGATGCTTGGGTCTTTTCATATACGTGTCCGTAGTTCTGATGGAGTAAGCCGCCTTGGAAGAATCAAGGGGAAGATGAAACGTCGTGTCTGGATTCGCGAAGGGGATATAATAATCATTGTTCCATGGTCATTCCAGGACGAGAAATGCGACATTATTTATCGATACACCCCTCCCCAGCGGGACTGGTTACGAAGAAATAAGTACGTATAACCTTACTTTTTTTATTGGTTCTGGAATAAACCAGATAATTCAATGAAAAAACAGAACCATCGATATATTTTTTAAAAGAATATCGGTGAGAAAAAGGATTTTTGAGTTACTTTAGAATTAGTAACGTCTTTTGTTAAAGCCGCCGGAAGAACTTCCGCCTCTGTTATCGCCAAAGTTTGTCCTTGGCTGCATCGGGCGTGCCTCGTCAATTTTTAACGTTCTTCCGCCAAAATCGGCGTTATTCAGCGCATCGAGAGCTGCCTGAGCTTCGTCTGATGATCCCATCTCGACAAATGCAAATCCTTTGTTCTCGATGATTTTCGCACTTACGACCTGACCGTAGGTTGAAAACAGATCTGTGAGTTCATTCTCTTTTGTTGAATAGGAGAGATTGCCTACGTATAACTTATTTCCGTTCATTAAATTCCTGTCCTGGGTTTTGCAAAAGGTTCGAGGCAGATAAAAAATTGATTTTACTGCTACAGAGAATTACATAAAAATAGAAGTGAATTTAATCAACAAAAATGATATTTTCAAAACTATTGTAAGAATTTACTGATCCGTCTGCAGAACCACAATGATGTGTCATTTGAAATAGTTTCTCATCGGTGGGATTTTCTGAGGATTACTAAACCCCTTTCAGAATACACAATATGTGAAATGAAAATTTTCATTCAGGGTCTTTATGAGATTTAATGACAGAATGGGATCAGACCGGGGGTGTTGATGAACATTGCGGAAACTGCTGGGTATGGGCAGATACCGGGATGATATAATCAAGTAGTACCTTTGCAAGTATCGACAATATCTAATAATTTATATTCTTTTTGGCTTACAAAAAAAGAATCCCAATTCAAGCCGGAATTGTGTTTAAAGATCCCAACCTGAAATTAGTATGCTGTTGACGGGATCCGAACCCGCGACCTCCAGATATCTCAGATTTCTCTTATGAGTCTGGCGCCCTAACCAACTAGGCCACAACAGCACAGATGCTTATATTAGAACAACCTCTCGGAACTTAAACCTATTTGTCACCTCCCTTGACCGTGAATGATCTTCATATATCCACAAGACCGAGAACTATCAATGGCTGACCAGAACCCCTCTGATATCTCGGTTATCTACTGCACTGCCCCTTCTGATGATTCGACCAGGATCGCCCGGGAACTCCTGGAGCGCCGGCTGGTGGCCTGTGTAAACATCACGCCGGTTCGTTCCCTCTACCGGTGGGAAGGACATCTCTGTGATGAACACGAAGACCTACTCATCATTAAAACTGCGAACCATTGCATTGATGACCTTATTTCTACCATCAGGGCCATTCACCCGTATGAGGTACCTGAGATCATCGCACTGCCGGTCTCAAAAGGGTTTTCAGGATATATTGACTGGGTCATGAATGAGACTGTCTAAACAGAGATGAATGCATAAGTTTTGCGCTCAACGGACGCTCCTGGTGCTCATAATCTTCTAGGAGCCAGTTCCACAGGATAACTGGGTAGAAGGCCCTTTCAAAAAAGTATCTTTAATATCATTCACGACTGAAAAATCTGTAATGAAAGCGGTACTTGCACGGAGTCTCTCCCACAAGCAGATCATGACCAACGACGGGAAAGCCATCGGCGAGCTGCGCAACCTTATGGTTGATTTTGATACCGGACAGATAACTGATCTCATCATCGAACCGGACGAGACCTATGACACAACCGGATACCAGATGGATGGTGACCGGATGATGGTTCCATTCGAATCTGTTCGGGATATCAAGGATTTTATCGTGATTGACCGCTATCTCTCAAAAATGTGAGGGAAGAACCGGGTCATAACCTCAACAAATCCTTCTCCATACGGAATCGAAGAGATATACGCGGCAGCCTGTTTTACTTCCTGTCCAGCATTTGCAACGCAGCATCCCATACCTGCAGCCTGTATCATGTCGGTATCATTCTCAGAGTCACCGATGGCAAGAAACTCTGACTGTGGTATGCCGAGATCTCCAGCGATATGTCTGAAGGTGGAGCCTTTACTAAAGCCCTTCTCCTGGATATGAATAGCAAAATTGGTGTCAAGAACTGAGACATTCCAGTTGGCGAGAAGACCTCTGACCTCATCAACCGGAACATTGCGGGCAAATGCAACATCTGCAAACCGTTCCCTCGGCGAGTACATGTCAAGTGTGATCCCCTGCTCCTGAAAGTGTCTGGTCAGGAGATCAAGGGCATCAAGGGCTATCTGGCGGTTAGGAAGGATCTTTAGTTCTCCGGTAAATCCTACCCTGTATACTCCGCCATTCTCGCCGATGAATGTCCCGCTGGTTCCGATAAGCTTGGAAAGACCCTTGAGGATGCAGGAGGTGTTTCCACTCGCGAGAACCACCTGAATCCCGTTATCCTGAAGTATTCTGATTGTTTCTATTGCACACGTACTGAGCCTGCGTCTCTCGTCAGTAAGTGTTCCGTCTATATCTGTGATGACTGCTCGCAGCACAACTTAACAGGCCCTGAGGCCACCCTCTTCCACGAGGAATGTAGCTTCACCATCTGGCAGGTTTGGACTGTCCACCAGTCTGAAGATACGCTTTCCTCCCTTGCTCTTTCTCAGATAGACCCTGAATGTTGCCGTGTGTCCGACGATGTTTCCTCCGATCGGTTTTGTCGGGTCACCGAAGAAGACGGCCGGGTTTGACATTACCTGGTTGGTGACGAGCCCGATTGCGTTGTACTCGTCGCAAAGTTTAAAGATATCATGCATATGTCGGTTCAGTTTCTGCTGACGTTCAGCCAGGGTTCCCCTGCCTGCATACTCTGACCTGAAGAGACCGGTGAGTGAGTCCACGATGATCAGTTTTACCGGCTTTCCCTGATTCTTGAGTTCTTCTGCAAGTTCATGAGTATTCTCAATAAGGAGCATCTGGTGATCAGAGGTCTGGGCCCGGGCCACATGGATGTTCTTGAGAAACTCCTGTGGGTCGGCACCTTCGATCTCAAGTCCATTTACCATCTGTTCGATACGTTCAGGTCTGAAGGTATTCTCGGTGTCCACGTAGATGACCGAGCCATTGAGTCCGCCAAGTTCCTCCGGGAGCTGGACGTTCACTGCAAGCTGATGGACGATCTGGGATTTACCTGAACCGAACTCACCGTAGAGTTCTGAAATTGCCTGTGTCTCAAATCCGCCTCCCAGAAGTTCATCAACTTCCGGAACCAGGGTCCTGAGTTTCTTAATAAGAAGTCGTGCTTCAAAGACCTCGGTCCCGGTCTTGAAACCTCCTATGTCTGCCTGTTCCCGGCACCACTTGATCATCTTCTTGGCGGTTGATTCTCCGATCTCAGCCGCTTCAGAGAGTGTTGACGGGGTAGCGGTTGCAATCCCTTCGATCGTCAGGAATCCTCCATCACGAAGTTTCTCTGCAATCGCAGGTCCCACACCTGGTATATCCTCGATCTCCAGTCTTTTGGCATTCATAGACACATTATCTGAACCAGCATCAGATGGCCCTTCATCAGTCTCACCCTCCCCACCCTCGGTGGTCTGGGAAACACACCACTTGATCATCTTGCGGGCCGTCGCTTCACCGATCTCGGCCAGCTCGTAAAGTTCAGATGCAGACGACTGTGCAATCTTTTCGACAGTCTCGTATCCTGCTTCACGGAGTTTTTCTGCAGTGGTTGGTCCGACGCCTGGTATATCCTCAAGTTGGTATGCTTCTGCTGCCATAATGTTCTATCCCTACACTACCCATCACTCATACCCCCATTTAAACTTCAGTGAAACAGGGCGAAAGTGAAATGAGATAAATTTCTGATGCCTAATGTCCTGTGAAATATTCTTTGATCGCAAAAAAAAGACCTCTAATCAGATTTCAACACTTTCGCAATATGATCGGCATATGCAAAAACCTGGCAGAAATCGTTTAATACGGTCTCCGTTGGCCTGCCGGTAATAACGTGATCTGGTGTGGATCAGAAGACAACTGAAATCTGCTGCATCGGATGGAAGGGTGATCAGGTTTTGACGAGAAAAAGGGTTTTAATCCGGTTTTTTCTGAAGAAATTCTGAATCTGATTGGATTACTATTATATAGTCGTGCAAATCACTGGGTGAAAGTAATTTTTCTGACTCATCCGAGGCTCTGAAGTAACTGCCCGAGGTCAGCCTGAACAACCTCCAGAGAAATGTTGCTTTTCTCATTACCGTCAATAAACAGCCTTTTCCCACTCACAATTCCGTGAAGGGTGATCTCGGTCCCGTGCTGGTATGGTCCCTCGATCAGGAATGCCTGCACGCCGTCGTCGATGACCTTGCCCGTGGGTGTCTCGATGACCGTCCCATCTATGCTGATCCGCTCCCCGTTCTCGTCAGGGACGATGAGCAGGCAGCTTCCCCGTCCCACTGATAGTTCGGTCTCCCCGGTTCTGCCTACCCGTGCAGGAACATGGTAGGCGATCACCTTTTCACCGGCGAGAAGCGACCGTGAGGCCTCGTCGTCCCAGAGCACGAGGGGAAGAGTGGCAGTTCCATCAGATATCCTGACATTCCGTACCCATGAAGAGGTCCCGTCCCGCCTCGTGAACGGGCGGGGAGGCTGGACCTGCACAAGGTCCCCTGAAACTGTCACGGTCTGGTCGGGTTTCACATCCCCGAGGGGTGTGTGCGGGATATCCGGCCGCTCTTCTGCAGGGGCGATCAGGGTGTTCTCATCGATCACGATCTCCCTGCCACCAAAATCCCCTTCCTTTTCAAGAATGCCATATGCACTCACAGCCATTCCCGGTGTACAGCCAGTGAGCATCGCTGCATCCCAACAGAGGAGCCGTGCAGTTCCTGTAGTATCGCCGACGATCCCGCTGATCATCTCGCCGCTTGTTCCGTCCTTTCTTGTGAATGATTTAACTGGCTGCAGGCTGATGATCAGGAGATTGGTGTCCTTTCGTTCAGGCTGCTTGTGCTCCTTCGGAGTCATCTCACAGTCTATCTCGACATGGGTCTTACGCAGGTTGAGGGGTTGAATCTCCTTCAGGCTCTTTCCGTGCCTGCCGATCACCTCGACAACCTCTCCTGCCTCGAACGACTCGCTGATTGCTGCTGCCTGTTCGTCCCAGAAGACAAGATCGGTCTGCCCTGTCTCGTCAGCGACAGTTACCCGTGCGACAAGGCCCTTGTTCCCTTCAGGCCGGTCAAACTCCTTTACGTCCGAGCAGGCAAGGATCTTTGCATAAAAGCAGAAGAGCGAGGATCTGCCACGTAATCCCTTGATCTTCACATGGGAACGGCCCAGATCCCTGACAACTAGCAGGGCAGCAGCCACTTCATCGGCAAGGTTTCCGCAGTCCTCGATCTTCTTCTCGATCCTCTTGTCAAACTCTTCCCTGCTGATCAGATCATCAACGAGTGCGTAGTGGTACCTTACCACGGGCTTCCTCCTCTGGACTCAATGCCCGGGTGAGACTGAAAAAAAGGTGCTGTTCTCACCATTCTTACAGCCACGGGGGAGTTACCACGGCTGCCAGCAGGTCTTCGAGTGTCTCAGCCCTTCGCATCAGGGCTGACTCCTTTCCTTTCACCAGTACTTCAGCGCAGCGACCCCGGCCATTGTACTGTGATGCCATTGAGTAGCCATACGCCCCGGCATCAAGGAGGGCTATGAGATCGCCTGCCCGGACAGCAGGAAGTTCCCGGTCATGGGCAAGGATGTCACCTGTCTCACATATCGGGCCGGTGATGGTGTATGTCTCTTCCGGCTTTTCTCCCGCCTGGTTTGCAACCACAACCTCGTGGTACGAGTCATACATTGCAGGTCTGATCAGCGTGTTAAACCCTGCATCCACGTTCACGAAGGTTTTGTGTGCCTTTTTCACTGAGTTGACTTTTGTAAGCAGGATAGTTGAATCGCAGACCATTGACCTGCCTGGCTCTATCCAGATCTCCGGTGAGATCCCAAGTCTTGTGAATGTCGCCGTGATCTCGGGCATGACAGCATCTGCATAGGCGGCAAACGCCGGTGCCGGATCGCCGGTGTGCTCGTAGCAGACACCAAGACCGCCACCGAGGTCGACGAACTTAAATTTCACTCCCATCTTGTGGAGCTCTGCCACAACCTCCATCAGCACCTGTGCCTCTTTGGCAAATGGCTCGACAGAGAGGATCTGCGACCCGATGTGACAGTGTATCCCGACCGGGATTACATGGTTACATGCGAGTGCCTGGGCATATGCCTCGGTGATTGCGACTGCCGGGATACCGAACTTGGATGTTGCAAGTCCGGTAGCGATCTTCGGGTGGGTCGGAACATCGATCGCAGGGTTCACCCTGAACGAGATCTCGACGATCTTTCCTGCCTCACCTGCGATCCGGTCGAGCTGCATCAGCTCATCGATGGAATCGAGTGATACTCTGACCCCTTTCTCAACTGCAAGCCGGTGATCTGCCTCGGTCTTTGAACTTCCGTTAAAGAGGAGGTACTCAGGTTTCATCCCTGTCTGCAGGGCGATGTTAAGTTCTCCTGATGAGAAGACATCTGCTCCTGCCCCCTCCTGTGCAAGGATCTTCAGGATGGCAGGATTTCCGTTTGCCTTTGCAGCATAGAGGATTCTGATGGCGGGATAGCGGGCTGTGAGAGCCTTCTTGTATCCGTGAAAGTTTGCCCTGATCCGGTCCTCGTCTGTGACGTACAGGGGGGTGCCATACTTGAACGCGAGTTCTACTGCATCGCACCCGTTGATCCAGAGGTGTCGGTCTTTGATAGAGATGTGCTCCGGAAGGGTCATTACCATGATACCGACTCCATCCTGTCTATAGCTTCGCGAATCCGGTCAACAGATCTGGTGATTGCGAACCTGACGTATCCTTCGCCTGATTTACCGAAACCGATGCCCGGGGTGACGACAATTCCTGCCTCGTTCAGCATCTTTGCAGCGGTTGCCATACTGTCTTCGACCTTCAGCCAGACATAGAAGGTTGCCTTTGGTGCCTGGATATCGAACCCGAGTTTCTGCAGGCCCGATACCAGGACGTCACGGCGTTCCTGGTAGATGGAACACGCCTCTGCAACGCAGTCCTGGGGGCCTGAAAGTGCTGCGATGGCGGCATGCTGCACCGGGTTGAAGGTTCCCGAGTCGATGTTGGTCTTGACGACTCCAAGACCCCTGATGATCTCCTTGTTCCCGACTGCCATTCCGATACGCCAGCCGGTCATATTGTAGGTCTTGGAGAGTGAGTGCATCTCGATACCCACCTCTGATGCCCCGTCAGTCTCCAGGAATGAGGGAGCCTTGTATCCATCAAAGGAGACTTCAGAGTACGCGTTGTCACTCACGACCACGATCTCATTCTCACGTGCAAACTGCACAACCTCTTCAAAGAATTTGGGGGGAGCGATGGCGGAGGTCGGGTTGTTCGGGTAGTTGATCCACATGAGTTTTGACTTCTTTGCAACATCTTTTGGAATTGCATCGAGGTCAGGGAGGAATTTATTCTCACGAAGGAGTGGCATCTCATGGACTTTTCCCTCTGAGAAGAGCGCTCCGGTTGAGTACACCGGGTATCCGGGGCTTGGGACGAGGACGTAGTCGCCCGGGTTGACAAGTGCTTCAGGGATGTGGGCAACCCCGTCCTTTGATCCCATCAGGGAGATGATCTCTGATGACGGGTCGAGATCAACAGAGAACCGGTGCTTGTACCATCCGGCGACTGCCTCACGGAATGCCTGCATCCCGAGGTATGAGGGGTAATGATGATTGTCTGGATCCTGTGCAGCATCGATGAGTGCCTGCACAATATGGGGCGGGGTGGGAAGGTCGGGATCTCCAACCCCGAGGTCGATGACATCCACCCCTTCGCCGCGTTTCTTTGCCTTCATCTCGTCGATGCGGGCGAAGAGGTACGGGGGGAGGTTATCGATCCGTTTTGCAAACATGTGAATCCATTGGACCGGATTCTTCTTAATTCTGCGCTGCAGGAAGTATGATTCTACCTTTGTTCTTTGGATACAACCTGCCGTTTGTGGCTGTGTTGATGATGGATGTCAGGGGTATGCTCGTGTTCATGCACTATCTCCTCGTGTGAATGGAGATGAGTATGATACCCGTCAGGCCCGGTTTGTGGTGCCCCTTTCGGATGAAGATGATCATGGTGGCCGTCATCGTGCCGGTGTCTGTGATCATGTACCTCTGGCAGATGCCGGTGGGGATGGCTGTGATGTTCGGTTAGCAGGATCACGATCCCGGTGAGCATCAGGCAGACAGCAGGGATGAAGATCAGCCCGGGAAGATCCCTGAAGAGGATCAGGCCGACGATGATTCCGAACACCGGGTTGATCCCGAAGTATGATCCGGTTCGTGCCGGTCCGAGGTCACGCAGTGCTTTCAGGAAACAGAAGGTCATCAGGCCGCCGAACCCGGTCATCCCGATGAGGGCTGCTGCTGCCACAGGCATGGCACCCGGGAGAGGTTCTCCGATGATCCTGGCTACAATGAAGGTAATCACTCCTGCAAAGAGGCCTT
This window encodes:
- the eif1A gene encoding translation initiation factor eIF-1A; protein product: MTETDGDSNTSPAPGVPGQPEADTIRVKLPNSRKGEQFAIAELMLGSFHIRVRSSDGVSRLGRIKGKMKRRVWIREGDIIIIVPWSFQDEKCDIIYRYTPPQRDWLRRNKYV
- a CDS encoding RNA-binding protein, whose translation is MNGNKLYVGNLSYSTKENELTDLFSTYGQVVSAKIIENKGFAFVEMGSSDEAQAALDALNNADFGGRTLKIDEARPMQPRTNFGDNRGGSSSGGFNKRRY
- the cutA gene encoding divalent-cation tolerance protein CutA — translated: MADQNPSDISVIYCTAPSDDSTRIARELLERRLVACVNITPVRSLYRWEGHLCDEHEDLLIIKTANHCIDDLISTIRAIHPYEVPEIIALPVSKGFSGYIDWVMNETV
- a CDS encoding PRC-barrel domain-containing protein, with product MKAVLARSLSHKQIMTNDGKAIGELRNLMVDFDTGQITDLIIEPDETYDTTGYQMDGDRMMVPFESVRDIKDFIVIDRYLSKM
- a CDS encoding phosphoglycolate phosphatase, with translation MLRAVITDIDGTLTDERRRLSTCAIETIRILQDNGIQVVLASGNTSCILKGLSKLIGTSGTFIGENGGVYRVGFTGELKILPNRQIALDALDLLTRHFQEQGITLDMYSPRERFADVAFARNVPVDEVRGLLANWNVSVLDTNFAIHIQEKGFSKGSTFRHIAGDLGIPQSEFLAIGDSENDTDMIQAAGMGCCVANAGQEVKQAAAYISSIPYGEGFVEVMTRFFPHIFER
- the radA gene encoding DNA repair and recombination protein RadA produces the protein MNAKRLEIEDIPGVGPAIAEKLRDGGFLTIEGIATATPSTLSEAAEIGESTAKKMIKWCREQADIGGFKTGTEVFEARLLIKKLRTLVPEVDELLGGGFETQAISELYGEFGSGKSQIVHQLAVNVQLPEELGGLNGSVIYVDTENTFRPERIEQMVNGLEIEGADPQEFLKNIHVARAQTSDHQMLLIENTHELAEELKNQGKPVKLIIVDSLTGLFRSEYAGRGTLAERQQKLNRHMHDIFKLCDEYNAIGLVTNQVMSNPAVFFGDPTKPIGGNIVGHTATFRVYLRKSKGGKRIFRLVDSPNLPDGEATFLVEEGGLRAC
- a CDS encoding OB-fold nucleic acid binding domain-containing protein, with the translated sequence MVRYHYALVDDLISREEFDKRIEKKIEDCGNLADEVAAALLVVRDLGRSHVKIKGLRGRSSLFCFYAKILACSDVKEFDRPEGNKGLVARVTVADETGQTDLVFWDEQAAAISESFEAGEVVEVIGRHGKSLKEIQPLNLRKTHVEIDCEMTPKEHKQPERKDTNLLIISLQPVKSFTRKDGTSGEMISGIVGDTTGTARLLCWDAAMLTGCTPGMAVSAYGILEKEGDFGGREIVIDENTLIAPAEERPDIPHTPLGDVKPDQTVTVSGDLVQVQPPRPFTRRDGTSSWVRNVRISDGTATLPLVLWDDEASRSLLAGEKVIAYHVPARVGRTGETELSVGRGSCLLIVPDENGERISIDGTVIETPTGKVIDDGVQAFLIEGPYQHGTEITLHGIVSGKRLFIDGNEKSNISLEVVQADLGQLLQSLG
- the lysA gene encoding diaminopimelate decarboxylase — encoded protein: MTLPEHISIKDRHLWINGCDAVELAFKYGTPLYVTDEDRIRANFHGYKKALTARYPAIRILYAAKANGNPAILKILAQEGAGADVFSSGELNIALQTGMKPEYLLFNGSSKTEADHRLAVEKGVRVSLDSIDELMQLDRIAGEAGKIVEISFRVNPAIDVPTHPKIATGLATSKFGIPAVAITEAYAQALACNHVIPVGIHCHIGSQILSVEPFAKEAQVLMEVVAELHKMGVKFKFVDLGGGLGVCYEHTGDPAPAFAAYADAVMPEITATFTRLGISPEIWIEPGRSMVCDSTILLTKVNSVKKAHKTFVNVDAGFNTLIRPAMYDSYHEVVVANQAGEKPEETYTITGPICETGDILAHDRELPAVRAGDLIALLDAGAYGYSMASQYNGRGRCAEVLVKGKESALMRRAETLEDLLAAVVTPPWL
- a CDS encoding LL-diaminopimelate aminotransferase, giving the protein MFAKRIDNLPPYLFARIDEMKAKKRGEGVDVIDLGVGDPDLPTPPHIVQALIDAAQDPDNHHYPSYLGMQAFREAVAGWYKHRFSVDLDPSSEIISLMGSKDGVAHIPEALVNPGDYVLVPSPGYPVYSTGALFSEGKVHEMPLLRENKFLPDLDAIPKDVAKKSKLMWINYPNNPTSAIAPPKFFEEVVQFARENEIVVVSDNAYSEVSFDGYKAPSFLETDGASEVGIEMHSLSKTYNMTGWRIGMAVGNKEIIRGLGVVKTNIDSGTFNPVQHAAIAALSGPQDCVAEACSIYQERRDVLVSGLQKLGFDIQAPKATFYVWLKVEDSMATAAKMLNEAGIVVTPGIGFGKSGEGYVRFAITRSVDRIREAIDRMESVSW